One Deltaproteobacteria bacterium genomic region harbors:
- a CDS encoding M23 family metallopeptidase: MGLPFAARIRILDLGMGTAKCCDCGRPLPLSDGVALVATGRVFQLCRPCAERPEPAAPPFCAEPAAPARLAALAHRRARPLFVAAVGVALLSLAPNTAEPNPEVPSEVLASDWLLDRPARSVALDIAPRDLPRLHALSLSDSGEWMRWVHPLAGPERALPDSASRRFGADRDGTRPECGRGHCGVDLGHERGLVVHAAADGFVERVVVAPDRKGGNYVKLRHPHGFASFYMHLDRIRPGLRRGDLVQAGEPLGTTGRTGIHHSGPHLHFAVARTTPERDVFVDPEPMLREAELLPAPATLPDGEATDDGADRDGDDGWAADLGL; this comes from the coding sequence ATGGGGCTTCCGTTCGCGGCGCGAATCCGTATCCTCGACCTGGGGATGGGCACTGCCAAATGCTGCGACTGCGGGCGGCCGTTGCCGCTGTCCGACGGCGTCGCGCTGGTCGCGACCGGCCGCGTGTTCCAGCTGTGCCGGCCGTGCGCCGAGCGTCCCGAACCCGCGGCGCCCCCGTTTTGCGCCGAGCCCGCGGCGCCCGCGCGCCTGGCCGCCCTCGCCCACCGGCGCGCGCGGCCCCTGTTCGTGGCGGCGGTCGGGGTCGCGCTGCTGTCGCTGGCGCCGAACACGGCCGAGCCGAACCCGGAGGTCCCGAGCGAGGTCCTGGCCTCCGACTGGCTCCTCGACCGCCCCGCGCGCAGCGTCGCCCTCGACATCGCGCCGCGCGACCTGCCGCGGTTGCACGCGTTGAGCCTGTCGGACTCCGGCGAGTGGATGCGCTGGGTCCACCCGCTCGCCGGACCCGAACGCGCGTTGCCCGACTCGGCGTCGCGCCGGTTCGGCGCCGACCGCGACGGCACCCGCCCCGAGTGCGGCCGCGGTCACTGCGGCGTCGACCTCGGCCACGAACGTGGCCTGGTGGTGCACGCGGCCGCCGACGGCTTCGTCGAGCGGGTCGTCGTGGCACCCGACCGCAAGGGCGGCAACTACGTCAAGCTCCGCCACCCGCACGGGTTCGCATCGTTCTACATGCACCTCGATCGGATCCGCCCCGGCCTGCGCCGCGGCGACCTCGTGCAAGCCGGCGAGCCGCTCGGGACGACCGGCCGGACGGGCATCCACCACTCGGGGCCGCACCTGCACTTCGCGGTCGCCCGCACGACCCCCGAGCGCGACGTGTTCGTCGACCCGGAGCCGATGCTGCGCGAGGCCGAGCTGTTGCCGGCGCCGGCGACGCTTCCGGACGGCGAGGCGACCGACGACGGCGCCGATCGCGACGGCGACGACGGCTGGGCCGCCGATCTGGGGCTGTGA
- a CDS encoding class I SAM-dependent rRNA methyltransferase: protein MQRVHLAKDVRRAIRASHPWVFRRALHLPRREPAAGALVVVEDRGEPLCVGYYDPESPIAVRVLSLDPAERIDRAWVRRRVAAAAAARESIVDTDALRIVHGENDYLPGLVVDRYGDAGVVAFDGAGAAALWSRFEDDIRAVARARRPEGDLVRVTEAGAAFEVDLVRGQKTGLFLDQRDNRLRVRSLAAGRTVLNLFSYTGGFTVHAALGGARRTTSVDSARPAMAALARNLALNHLDPAAHEAVVADAFSFLEEAVRRGRRWELVVCDPPAFARSERARPRALRAYRRLNRLAAAVVEPGGMLVTASCSSHVTDADLLAVVADCDRRVRVTHIGGAAADHPVAPAFPEGRYLTCLFCAVE, encoded by the coding sequence GTGCAACGGGTCCACCTGGCCAAGGACGTGCGCCGCGCCATCCGCGCCAGCCACCCGTGGGTGTTTCGCCGGGCGCTCCACCTGCCCCGGCGGGAGCCCGCGGCCGGCGCGTTGGTCGTCGTCGAGGACCGCGGCGAGCCGCTGTGCGTCGGCTACTACGATCCCGAATCGCCGATCGCGGTGCGGGTCTTGTCTCTCGATCCGGCCGAGCGCATCGACCGCGCCTGGGTGCGGCGGCGGGTCGCCGCGGCGGCCGCCGCGCGCGAGAGCATCGTCGACACCGACGCGCTGCGCATCGTGCACGGCGAAAACGACTACCTGCCTGGACTGGTCGTCGACCGCTACGGCGACGCCGGCGTCGTCGCGTTCGACGGCGCCGGCGCCGCCGCGCTGTGGAGCCGATTCGAGGACGACATCCGCGCGGTCGCGCGCGCGCGCCGGCCCGAGGGCGATCTCGTCCGCGTGACGGAAGCGGGCGCCGCGTTCGAGGTCGACCTGGTGCGCGGGCAAAAGACCGGCCTGTTTCTCGACCAGCGCGACAACCGCTTGCGCGTGCGGTCCCTCGCGGCCGGCCGCACCGTGTTGAACCTGTTTTCCTACACCGGCGGGTTTACGGTGCACGCCGCGCTCGGCGGCGCCCGCCGCACGACGAGCGTCGACTCGGCGCGCCCTGCGATGGCCGCGCTCGCCCGCAACCTGGCGCTCAACCATCTCGACCCGGCCGCACACGAAGCCGTCGTGGCGGACGCCTTTTCGTTCTTGGAGGAGGCCGTCCGGCGCGGGCGGCGCTGGGAACTCGTGGTGTGCGATCCGCCGGCGTTCGCTCGCAGCGAGCGGGCCCGGCCGCGCGCGCTGCGCGCCTATCGCCGGCTCAACCGCCTCGCCGCGGCGGTCGTCGAGCCGGGCGGCATGCTGGTGACCGCGTCCTGCTCGTCGCACGTCACGGACGCCGATCTGTTGGCGGTCGTCGCCGATTGCGATCGCCGGGTTCGCGTGACTCACATCGGCGGCGCCGCGGCCGATCACCCGGTGGCGCCTGCATTCCCGGAGGGGCGCTACCTCACCTGTCTGTTCTGCGCGGTCGAGTAG
- a CDS encoding pyridoxal phosphate-dependent aminotransferase, whose protein sequence is MPNRPNGTVDVGAFRPVPRTGVIYVTAEAQRLGFGADPGWCNLGQGQPESGPLPGAPPRVDHIDIAAGDHEYAPVAGLWELREAVADLYNRRYRRGMKSQYSAENVAICGGGRTSLTRVVAALGQINMGHFLPDYTAYEELLDVFRLFSPIPILLERERNYAFTVDDLRREIEGRGLSALLLSNPCNPTGKIVGGADLDAWVAAARDLDCALIFDEFYSHYVWRPDLVARGGMASAAACVEDVDRDPVVLLDGLTKNWRYPGWRVTWTLAPKSVIEAIASAGSFLDGGGSRPLQRAAVPLVDLDHVRAETAAIQQVFGRKRERLLSGLRDLGFVVDLPPDGTFYVWASAEHLPPAINDGMRFFRAALQKRVIAVPGEFFGVDPGRRRGRRTSRFRSHLRFSFGPPLDVIDTALARIREVIAEAAQVDAAGSG, encoded by the coding sequence ATGCCCAACCGCCCCAACGGCACGGTCGATGTCGGCGCGTTTCGCCCGGTGCCCCGCACGGGCGTCATCTACGTGACCGCCGAGGCTCAGCGCCTCGGCTTCGGCGCCGACCCGGGGTGGTGCAATCTCGGCCAGGGCCAGCCGGAGAGCGGGCCGCTGCCGGGGGCGCCGCCCCGGGTGGACCACATCGACATCGCCGCCGGCGACCACGAGTACGCGCCGGTCGCCGGGCTGTGGGAGCTGCGCGAAGCGGTCGCCGACCTGTACAACCGGCGCTACCGGCGCGGCATGAAGTCGCAGTACTCGGCCGAGAACGTCGCGATCTGCGGCGGCGGCCGCACGTCGCTCACGCGCGTCGTCGCGGCGCTCGGCCAGATCAATATGGGGCACTTCCTGCCGGACTACACGGCGTACGAGGAACTGCTCGACGTATTCCGGCTGTTTTCGCCGATTCCGATCCTGCTCGAACGCGAGCGAAACTACGCCTTCACCGTCGACGATCTGCGCCGCGAGATCGAGGGCCGCGGGCTCAGCGCGCTGTTGCTGTCGAACCCGTGCAATCCGACCGGCAAGATCGTCGGCGGCGCCGATCTCGACGCGTGGGTCGCGGCGGCGCGCGACCTCGACTGCGCGCTCATCTTCGACGAGTTCTACTCGCACTACGTGTGGCGGCCCGACCTGGTGGCGCGCGGCGGCATGGCGTCGGCCGCGGCGTGCGTCGAGGACGTGGACCGCGACCCGGTCGTCCTCCTCGACGGGCTGACCAAGAACTGGCGGTACCCCGGCTGGCGGGTGACGTGGACCCTCGCCCCCAAGTCCGTGATCGAGGCGATCGCGAGCGCCGGGTCGTTCCTCGACGGCGGCGGCTCGCGGCCGCTGCAGCGGGCTGCCGTACCGCTGGTCGACCTCGACCACGTGCGCGCGGAAACCGCCGCCATCCAGCAGGTGTTTGGCCGCAAGCGCGAGCGGTTGCTGTCCGGGTTGCGCGACCTCGGTTTCGTGGTCGACTTGCCGCCCGACGGGACGTTCTACGTGTGGGCGTCGGCCGAGCACCTGCCGCCGGCGATCAACGACGGCATGCGGTTCTTCCGCGCGGCGCTGCAAAAGCGGGTGATCGCGGTGCCGGGAGAGTTCTTCGGCGTCGATCCGGGGCGCCGGCGCGGGCGGCGTACGTCGCGGTTCCGCAGCCACCTGCGGTTTTCGTTCGGCCCGCCGCTCGACGTCATCGATACCGCGCTCGCGCGCATCCGCGAGGTCATCGCCGAGGCCGCGCAGGTCGATGCCGCCGGATCCGGCTAA
- a CDS encoding phosphoenolpyruvate carboxykinase (GTP) codes for MPTVTTNRALNDWVDECVRLCKPDTVVWCDGSEEENRRLLDQMVADGTMIRLNPDKFPNCHLHRSDPRDVARTEHLTFICSEREQDAGPTNNWMAPDEARAKIRPLFDGAMKGRTMYVVPYVMGPLGSAFSRVGVELTDSPYVVANMRIMTRMGTAALDLLGDSPDFVKGLHSLGDLSPDRRYIAHFPEAREIWSVGSGYGGNALLGKKCFALRIASAMGRDEGWMAEHMLILGIKTPAGRQHYIAAAFPSACGKTNLAMLVPPASMSGYEVTTVGDDIAWIRFGPDGRLWAINPEAGFFGVAPGTSEKTNHNAIVTVSRNSIFTNVALTEDGCPWWEGLSDPPARLTDWQGQPWTPDCGRKAAHPNSRYTAPAHQCPTISPHWEDPQGVPLSAILFGGRRARLAPLVYEARDWSHGVFIGASMASETTAAATGATGVVRRDPMAMRPFCGYHIGDYFNHWLNMAAPAGGAAKRMPKIFHVNWFRTDADGRFLWPGFGENLRVLDWILSRCEGTGDAVESPIGFLPADGAIRTDGLDLKPGAMRELLAVDRNAWRAEADDIGAFFATVGDRLPPALEAERRGLIDRLGG; via the coding sequence ATGCCGACCGTGACGACGAACCGCGCCCTGAACGATTGGGTGGACGAATGCGTCCGCCTTTGCAAACCCGACACCGTCGTCTGGTGCGACGGATCCGAGGAAGAAAACCGTCGCCTGCTCGACCAGATGGTTGCCGACGGAACGATGATCCGGCTCAACCCGGACAAGTTCCCAAACTGCCACCTGCACCGCAGCGATCCGCGGGACGTCGCGCGCACCGAGCACCTCACGTTCATCTGCTCCGAACGCGAGCAGGACGCCGGTCCGACCAACAACTGGATGGCGCCGGACGAAGCCCGCGCCAAGATCCGCCCCCTGTTCGACGGCGCGATGAAGGGCCGCACGATGTACGTCGTGCCGTACGTGATGGGGCCGCTCGGCTCGGCGTTTTCCCGCGTCGGCGTCGAACTCACCGACTCCCCCTACGTGGTCGCCAACATGCGCATCATGACGCGCATGGGCACGGCCGCACTCGATCTGCTCGGCGACAGCCCCGACTTCGTCAAGGGTCTGCACTCGCTGGGCGACCTGTCGCCCGACCGACGCTACATCGCACACTTCCCCGAGGCGCGCGAAATCTGGTCGGTCGGGTCCGGCTACGGCGGCAACGCGCTGCTCGGCAAGAAGTGCTTCGCCCTGCGCATCGCCAGCGCCATGGGCCGCGACGAGGGCTGGATGGCCGAGCACATGCTGATCCTCGGCATCAAGACGCCCGCCGGCCGGCAACACTACATCGCCGCGGCGTTCCCGAGCGCGTGCGGCAAGACCAACCTCGCGATGCTCGTCCCGCCCGCATCGATGTCGGGCTACGAGGTCACCACGGTCGGCGACGACATCGCGTGGATCCGGTTCGGGCCGGACGGCCGGCTGTGGGCGATCAACCCGGAGGCCGGCTTCTTCGGCGTCGCGCCGGGCACCAGCGAGAAGACCAACCACAACGCGATCGTCACGGTGTCGCGCAACAGCATCTTCACCAACGTCGCGCTCACCGAGGACGGCTGCCCGTGGTGGGAGGGGTTGTCGGATCCGCCGGCCCGCCTCACCGACTGGCAGGGTCAGCCGTGGACGCCCGACTGCGGCCGCAAGGCAGCGCACCCCAACTCGCGCTACACCGCCCCCGCTCACCAGTGCCCGACGATCTCGCCGCACTGGGAGGATCCACAGGGCGTGCCGCTGTCGGCGATCCTGTTCGGGGGCCGCCGGGCCCGCCTCGCGCCGTTGGTGTACGAGGCGCGCGACTGGTCACACGGCGTGTTCATCGGGGCGTCGATGGCCTCCGAGACGACCGCCGCCGCCACCGGCGCGACCGGAGTCGTCCGCCGCGACCCCATGGCGATGCGCCCGTTCTGTGGCTACCATATCGGCGACTACTTCAACCATTGGTTGAACATGGCCGCCCCCGCCGGTGGCGCCGCCAAGCGGATGCCCAAGATCTTCCACGTCAACTGGTTCCGCACCGACGCCGACGGCCGCTTCTTGTGGCCCGGGTTCGGCGAAAACCTGCGCGTACTGGACTGGATTCTGTCGCGCTGCGAGGGCACCGGCGACGCCGTGGAGTCGCCGATCGGGTTCCTGCCGGCCGACGGCGCCATCAGGACCGACGGCCTCGACCTCAAACCGGGCGCCATGCGCGAGCTGCTCGCGGTCGACCGGAACGCGTGGCGAGCCGAAGCGGACGACATCGGCGCGTTCTTCGCGACCGTGGGCGACCGGTTGCCGCCGGCGCTCGAGGCCGAGCGCCGGGGCCTCATCGATCGCCTCGGCGGCTGA
- a CDS encoding DUF2914 domain-containing protein: MPPDPANGAPRGRSRWERFVRTAWWLHSAWALAFGVGVMLYARRGLAHADKLLVALAASWFVVFVALRMTVGPDGGGGRLLRRGLRLTTHYFVKNLYQQMLFFLVPLYASSTTWSASSRNWWLAPLLLAFAVLSTMDLVMDRVVLRRRLLAAVMYAACMFGVLNLVLPVALALSHFEALIVAAAAAAPAVALLTFRVRQIASVAGLALVVGAAGGMAVAAFHAVAYVPPAPLALAEGAVGHGTPGSYEIVPGHARTIPANQLDGLRCVTRLTEPGGVRDPIVHVWVHRGRVVRRAEPERVAAAGPGVVFRSYLMSLPDDPLGPWACRVETDAGQLVGERAFEVVPATAP; the protein is encoded by the coding sequence ATGCCGCCGGATCCGGCTAACGGCGCACCGCGCGGCCGCAGCCGCTGGGAACGGTTCGTCCGCACGGCATGGTGGCTGCACAGCGCGTGGGCGTTGGCGTTCGGCGTGGGCGTCATGCTCTACGCCCGCCGCGGACTGGCGCACGCCGACAAACTGCTCGTCGCGCTCGCCGCGTCGTGGTTCGTCGTGTTCGTCGCATTGCGGATGACCGTCGGGCCGGACGGCGGCGGCGGCAGGCTGCTGCGGCGCGGCTTGCGCCTCACCACCCACTACTTCGTCAAGAACCTGTACCAGCAGATGCTGTTCTTCCTGGTGCCGCTGTATGCGTCGAGCACCACGTGGTCCGCGTCGTCGCGCAACTGGTGGCTCGCGCCGCTGCTGCTCGCGTTCGCCGTGCTGTCGACGATGGACCTGGTGATGGATCGCGTGGTGCTGCGCCGGAGGCTGCTCGCCGCCGTGATGTACGCCGCGTGCATGTTCGGCGTACTCAACCTGGTCCTGCCGGTCGCGCTCGCGCTGTCCCACTTCGAGGCGCTGATCGTCGCGGCGGCTGCCGCCGCGCCCGCCGTCGCTCTGCTCACGTTCCGGGTGCGCCAGATCGCGTCGGTCGCCGGGCTGGCGCTCGTCGTCGGTGCGGCCGGCGGCATGGCGGTCGCCGCGTTCCACGCCGTCGCGTACGTACCGCCGGCGCCGCTCGCGCTGGCCGAGGGTGCGGTCGGTCACGGGACGCCCGGCAGCTACGAGATCGTGCCCGGCCACGCGCGGACGATCCCGGCGAACCAACTCGACGGATTGCGCTGCGTCACGCGTCTCACCGAGCCCGGCGGCGTTCGCGATCCGATCGTCCACGTGTGGGTGCACCGCGGGCGGGTCGTCCGGCGCGCCGAGCCGGAACGCGTCGCCGCCGCCGGGCCCGGCGTCGTCTTCCGGTCGTACCTGATGTCGTTGCCCGACGACCCGCTCGGGCCGTGGGCGTGCCGCGTCGAGACCGACGCCGGCCAGCTCGTCGGCGAGCGGGCATTCGAGGTCGTACCGGCGACCGCGCCGTGA